From the Hymenobacter yonginensis genome, one window contains:
- a CDS encoding anti-sigma factor, producing the protein MDIQQYIESGILEEYALGVLSAAEAAQVEQVAAAHPEVQHELQAVIGGLDAYAEAHAIAPPTAMRERVLAGWQQAIRSTSAPETPVVPFVPAAAPSTADAAPLGVPTAPIVPDPVTKDEPVMRPINSAPEPVYEAAPRAGFGWLMAASVALLLSLAGNYVLYNRWQNTETALFAAQNDQARFAATQQASEKRLLTQDRELAVLRDEQYQSVILAGTPAAPSAKARVLYNPTTKAVYVNVRSLPAPPAGKQYQLWALDNGKPVDAGVLAATTAAGDSLQQMKDIASAQAFAMTVEDAGGSVSPTLSTMTVLGKML; encoded by the coding sequence GTGGACATTCAGCAATATATCGAATCAGGCATTCTGGAAGAATACGCGCTAGGCGTACTCTCCGCCGCCGAAGCTGCTCAGGTAGAGCAGGTGGCTGCCGCCCATCCGGAGGTACAACACGAGCTGCAGGCCGTTATCGGCGGCCTGGATGCGTATGCCGAGGCCCACGCCATTGCGCCGCCGACCGCCATGCGGGAGCGGGTGCTGGCGGGCTGGCAGCAGGCCATCCGCAGCACTTCTGCCCCTGAAACGCCCGTGGTACCGTTCGTGCCCGCCGCCGCGCCTTCCACTGCTGACGCTGCCCCACTGGGCGTGCCCACGGCCCCCATTGTGCCCGACCCCGTAACCAAGGACGAGCCGGTTATGCGCCCCATCAACAGCGCTCCGGAGCCAGTATATGAGGCCGCGCCACGCGCTGGTTTTGGCTGGCTGATGGCGGCCTCGGTGGCGCTGCTGCTGAGCCTGGCCGGCAACTACGTACTCTACAACCGCTGGCAGAACACCGAAACGGCTCTGTTTGCGGCTCAGAACGACCAGGCCCGCTTTGCCGCCACGCAGCAGGCTTCTGAAAAGCGCCTGCTCACCCAGGACCGCGAGCTGGCCGTGCTCCGCGACGAGCAGTACCAGAGCGTGATTCTGGCCGGCACACCGGCCGCGCCCTCGGCTAAAGCGCGGGTGCTTTACAACCCTACGACCAAAGCCGTGTACGTGAACGTGCGCAGCCTGCCCGCGCCACCCGCCGGCAAGCAGTATCAGCTCTGGGCCCTCGACAACGGCAAGCCCGTAGATGCCGGCGTACTGGCCGCCACCACCGCCGCCGGCGACAGCCTGCAGCAGATGAAGGACATTGCCAGTGCCCAAGCCTTCGCCATGACGGTGGAGGATGCTGGTGGCAGCGTTTCGCCTACGCTTTCTACCATGACGGTGCTGGGCAAAATGCTTTAA
- a CDS encoding thioredoxin family protein: MKVAERQRVHDVNDEQLRKLTHEHMKVFAKFTSENCDTCELLAPPFAKFSDDEEFETILFVRLNSDENPVAKKIMQEKVAPFFVSYCQGRLLECDMLTTEADVLDMLRRLQKYMPQTA, translated from the coding sequence ATGAAAGTTGCTGAACGACAGCGGGTGCACGATGTAAACGATGAGCAGCTACGCAAGCTCACGCATGAGCACATGAAGGTGTTTGCCAAATTCACTTCGGAAAACTGCGATACGTGCGAGTTGCTGGCCCCGCCGTTCGCCAAGTTCTCGGATGACGAGGAATTTGAGACTATCTTGTTTGTGCGGCTGAACTCCGACGAAAACCCGGTCGCCAAAAAAATCATGCAGGAGAAAGTAGCCCCCTTCTTTGTGTCATACTGCCAGGGCCGGCTGCTGGAGTGCGACATGCTCACCACCGAAGCCGACGTGCTGGATATGCTGCGCCGGCTACAGAAGTATATGCCCCAAACCGCATGA
- a CDS encoding DNA/RNA non-specific endonuclease — MRLFPLLLLPLLACSQAPVETTRPPLPEGPPAIPVESGGRGVAQASTAFPETFEAGSKGAYTAAAEPLGTGLWYFEDALIGSSEQDHKHGEHAARLRGKGRVRMNFDAPAGVRTIRVSSALYGQDAAATWELWGSVDGGRTFRRIGQPVRVQSPRLLSTTFQAGPTPAPLRLEIRKTDGGSGRLNIDDIALEAAGGAAVAGGSVPSAPQPPKPTQSPTPPPRQSANTRDDNMALGNPSGATADANNPTNYLLTKPQFTIGYNAQRGTPTWVSWHLNRAWMGAAPRQDDFRPDPALPRQFYAVTRNSYSGSGFDKGHNCPSADRTTDLDDNSATFLMTNMIPQAANNNQRTWGNLEEWTRAQVQRGQEVYVVMGCYGKGGTGLNGLKTTIDQGRVTVPARVWKLLVLLPEGTNDLQRIAAGQARIIAIDTPNDQTVDPDWSRYRVSVDALEAATGLDLLSKLPLEAQTRLQKTVDTGPVR, encoded by the coding sequence ATGCGCCTTTTCCCGCTGCTTTTGCTTCCGTTGCTGGCCTGCTCGCAGGCGCCCGTCGAGACTACCCGCCCGCCACTGCCCGAGGGGCCTCCGGCTATTCCGGTGGAGTCGGGCGGCCGCGGCGTGGCACAGGCGAGCACCGCCTTTCCTGAAACCTTTGAGGCGGGCAGCAAAGGCGCCTACACGGCCGCGGCTGAGCCGCTGGGCACGGGGCTGTGGTACTTTGAAGACGCCCTGATCGGCTCCTCAGAGCAGGACCACAAGCACGGCGAGCACGCCGCCCGCCTGCGCGGCAAGGGCCGGGTGCGCATGAACTTCGATGCGCCGGCCGGCGTGCGCACCATCCGGGTCAGCAGCGCGCTGTACGGGCAGGATGCCGCCGCCACTTGGGAGCTGTGGGGCAGCGTGGATGGCGGCCGCACGTTCCGTCGTATCGGGCAGCCAGTGCGGGTGCAAAGCCCGCGCTTGCTCAGCACCACCTTCCAGGCCGGTCCCACGCCCGCGCCGCTGCGCCTGGAAATCCGCAAAACCGACGGCGGCTCCGGCCGCCTCAACATCGACGACATTGCCTTGGAAGCCGCTGGCGGCGCAGCTGTGGCGGGCGGCAGCGTGCCTTCCGCGCCCCAGCCCCCCAAACCCACCCAATCCCCCACTCCACCACCCCGGCAATCCGCCAATACCCGCGACGACAACATGGCCCTGGGCAACCCCAGCGGCGCCACCGCCGACGCCAACAACCCCACCAACTACCTGCTCACCAAGCCCCAGTTCACCATCGGCTACAACGCCCAGCGGGGCACGCCCACGTGGGTGAGCTGGCACCTCAATCGCGCCTGGATGGGCGCAGCCCCGCGCCAGGATGACTTCCGCCCCGACCCGGCGTTGCCGCGGCAGTTCTACGCCGTCACGCGCAACAGCTACTCCGGCTCCGGCTTCGACAAAGGTCATAACTGCCCCAGCGCCGACCGCACCACCGACCTCGACGACAACTCGGCCACCTTCCTGATGACCAACATGATTCCGCAGGCGGCCAACAACAACCAGCGCACCTGGGGCAACCTCGAGGAATGGACCCGCGCTCAGGTGCAGCGCGGCCAGGAAGTGTACGTGGTGATGGGGTGCTATGGCAAAGGCGGCACCGGCCTCAACGGCCTCAAAACCACCATCGACCAGGGACGCGTGACGGTGCCGGCCCGCGTCTGGAAGCTGCTGGTGCTGCTGCCCGAAGGCACCAACGACCTGCAGCGCATTGCCGCCGGCCAGGCCCGCATCATTGCCATCGACACCCCCAACGACCAAACCGTTGACCCCGACTGGAGCCGCTACCGCGTGAGCGTGGACGCCCTGGAAGCCGCCACCGGCCTCGACCTGCTCAGCAAGCTTCCCCTGGAAGCCCAGACCCGTCTGCAGAAAACGGTAGACACGGGCCCGGTGCGGTAG
- a CDS encoding MFS transporter, with the protein MLTLRLPLAVSRPPRQVYRVAVGVLFFLMGLTFATWASRIPTIQQQLGISEARLGLLLLAAPVGSMASLPVAGWLVARLGSRRVVLGGIVGYALGLVLLGLAQSVPLLVAGLVLFGFVSNLSNIAVNTQAVGVEQLHRKSIMASFHGLWSLAGFAGAALGALMIGRQVAPLPHFVLVAVLVVAGVAACSTSIRPRDASIGADVKVPLFALPDKSLLLLGVLAFCSMICEGAMFDWSGVYFRKVVHAEAAWVGAGNTAFMCTMAGGRFIADGFAHRYGLRRTLQLSGLLTATGLLLSVALPALPTAILGFLLVGFGVSSVVPLVYGAAGRSTTMPASVALAAVSTVGFLGFLFGPPLIGIVAGFTSLRVSFSIIAGLGLCVAALASRVKG; encoded by the coding sequence ATGCTTACGCTTCGTTTGCCGCTTGCTGTTTCCCGCCCGCCCCGCCAGGTTTACCGGGTGGCCGTGGGAGTCCTGTTTTTCCTGATGGGCCTCACGTTTGCCACCTGGGCGTCGCGCATTCCCACCATCCAGCAGCAGCTGGGTATTTCGGAAGCCCGGCTGGGGCTGCTGCTGCTGGCGGCGCCGGTGGGCTCCATGGCTTCACTGCCGGTGGCGGGGTGGCTGGTGGCGCGGCTAGGCAGCCGTCGGGTGGTGCTGGGCGGCATTGTGGGCTACGCGCTGGGGCTGGTCCTGCTGGGGCTGGCGCAGTCGGTGCCGCTGCTGGTGGCGGGGCTGGTGCTGTTTGGCTTCGTGTCCAACCTGTCTAATATTGCCGTCAACACCCAGGCGGTGGGCGTAGAGCAGCTGCACCGCAAGTCCATCATGGCCTCGTTCCACGGGCTCTGGAGTTTGGCGGGCTTTGCCGGGGCGGCGCTGGGCGCCCTCATGATTGGCCGGCAGGTGGCACCGCTGCCGCACTTCGTGCTGGTGGCCGTGCTGGTGGTGGCGGGCGTGGCAGCCTGCAGCACCTCCATCCGCCCCCGCGACGCCAGCATCGGTGCCGACGTGAAGGTGCCCCTGTTCGCGCTGCCCGACAAGTCGCTGCTGCTGCTGGGGGTGCTGGCGTTCTGCTCCATGATCTGCGAGGGCGCTATGTTCGACTGGAGCGGGGTGTATTTCCGCAAGGTGGTGCACGCCGAGGCCGCCTGGGTGGGCGCCGGCAACACAGCCTTCATGTGCACCATGGCCGGCGGCCGCTTCATCGCCGACGGCTTCGCGCACCGCTACGGACTGCGTCGCACGTTGCAGCTAAGCGGTTTGCTCACTGCTACCGGACTGCTGCTGTCGGTGGCGCTGCCGGCCCTGCCCACGGCTATTCTGGGCTTTCTGCTGGTGGGGTTCGGGGTGTCGTCGGTGGTGCCGCTGGTGTACGGGGCGGCGGGCCGCTCCACCACCATGCCGGCCAGCGTGGCGCTGGCGGCCGTGTCCACGGTCGGGTTCCTGGGGTTTCTGTTCGGGCCGCCGCTGATTGGTATTGTGGCCGGCTTCACCAGCCTGCGGGTGTCGTTTTCCATCATTGCCGGCCTGGGCCTGTGCGTGGCGGCGCTGGCTAGTCGGGTGAAGGGGTGA
- a CDS encoding AI-2E family transporter encodes MSHSIYTPRQQYVLLIVCLLVLAGLVLFGLGSYITGLFGAGILYVVLRPWWAALVHRRHWNRQLASATLLTFALVVIILPFTALTLMLVNRLQFYAVHTDTTQLMAVLHAFERRIGVSFTADQNVQTLIRQGLGWLSQRLPSLASGLLHFVIVIGLMLFTLYFMFVQEEGFLHGLRRYLPFRDATLRELGEALRNNVHANVLGQALISLVQAILTGLLLWVFKVPDALFWGMVSFFMAFIPVLGTPLVWGPAALVKLAQGHTGQGVGILLLGLVVVMNIDNLLRIVLARRIGDIHPLVTLVGVILGVEIFGILGLVIGPLLLSYFMVLMRVFERENRHRPAPADTAAQP; translated from the coding sequence ATGTCGCACTCCATCTACACTCCCCGGCAGCAATACGTGCTGCTGATTGTCTGCCTGCTGGTGCTGGCGGGGCTGGTGCTGTTTGGGCTGGGCAGCTACATCACCGGGCTGTTCGGGGCGGGCATCCTGTATGTGGTGCTGCGGCCGTGGTGGGCGGCGCTGGTGCACCGCCGCCACTGGAACCGGCAGCTGGCCAGCGCCACGCTGCTGACGTTTGCGCTGGTGGTCATCATCCTGCCCTTCACGGCCCTGACCCTGATGCTCGTCAACCGGCTGCAGTTCTACGCCGTGCACACCGACACCACCCAGCTCATGGCCGTACTGCACGCCTTCGAGCGCCGCATCGGCGTCAGCTTCACGGCCGACCAGAACGTACAGACGCTGATCCGGCAGGGCCTGGGCTGGCTCAGCCAGCGGCTGCCTTCGCTGGCCAGCGGGCTGCTACACTTCGTCATCGTCATCGGCCTGATGCTGTTCACGCTCTACTTCATGTTTGTGCAGGAGGAAGGGTTTCTGCACGGCCTGCGCCGCTACCTGCCCTTCCGCGACGCAACGCTGCGCGAGCTGGGTGAGGCCCTGCGCAACAACGTGCACGCCAACGTGCTCGGCCAAGCCCTGATTTCGCTGGTGCAGGCCATCCTGACGGGGCTGCTGCTCTGGGTGTTTAAGGTGCCCGACGCCCTGTTCTGGGGCATGGTGTCGTTTTTCATGGCCTTCATTCCGGTGCTGGGCACCCCGCTGGTATGGGGGCCGGCGGCGCTGGTTAAGCTGGCGCAGGGCCACACCGGGCAGGGCGTGGGCATTCTGCTGCTGGGGCTGGTGGTGGTAATGAACATCGACAACCTGCTGCGCATCGTGCTGGCCCGCCGCATCGGCGACATCCACCCGCTCGTCACGCTGGTGGGCGTGATTCTGGGAGTGGAGATTTTCGGCATCCTCGGTCTGGTCATCGGGCCGCTGCTGCTCTCCTACTTCATGGTGCTGATGCGCGTGTTTGAGCGCGAAAACCGCCACCGCCCCGCTCCTGCCGACACGGCGGCCCAGCCGTAG
- a CDS encoding YdcF family protein, producing MFFVLSKLLDFVLSPAVWLVVLLLAAVLVRQPARRRQLLLATLALLLLLTNPGLINEALLAWELPPVRLRQLPPRADAAVLLTGITSVSKSPHDRVYLHEGADRLTNALWLWRAGRVRYILVSGGSGAMLQKAHTEAADLITLLHLAGVPDSAIIKEDQSRNTRENALFTRRITQARSELDTLILVTSAFHQRRALGCFAQVGLHPQPFPAGYYSTDRAATPDYWLMPDPQALSRWSLLLHEISGYVVYKVLGYA from the coding sequence GTGTTCTTCGTTCTCTCCAAGCTCCTCGATTTTGTATTGTCGCCGGCCGTGTGGCTGGTAGTGCTGCTGCTGGCCGCCGTGCTGGTGCGGCAGCCGGCACGCCGCCGCCAGCTGCTGCTGGCCACGCTGGCGCTGTTGCTGCTGCTCACCAACCCCGGCCTGATCAATGAGGCGCTGCTGGCCTGGGAGCTGCCCCCGGTGCGCCTGCGCCAGCTGCCGCCCCGCGCCGACGCGGCCGTGCTGCTCACGGGCATCACCAGCGTCAGCAAGTCGCCGCACGACCGGGTGTACCTGCACGAAGGCGCCGACCGCCTCACCAATGCGCTGTGGCTGTGGCGGGCCGGGCGTGTGCGCTACATTCTGGTGTCGGGCGGCTCGGGCGCCATGCTGCAAAAGGCCCACACCGAAGCCGCCGACCTCATCACGCTGCTGCACCTGGCCGGCGTGCCCGATTCGGCCATTATCAAAGAAGACCAGAGCCGCAACACCCGCGAAAATGCCCTGTTCACGCGCCGCATCACGCAGGCGCGCTCCGAGCTGGACACGCTCATTCTGGTGACGTCGGCGTTTCATCAGCGGCGGGCGCTGGGCTGCTTCGCGCAGGTGGGCCTGCACCCGCAGCCCTTCCCGGCCGGCTACTACAGCACCGACCGCGCCGCCACCCCCGACTACTGGCTCATGCCCGACCCGCAGGCCTTGAGCCGCTGGAGCCTGCTGCTGCACGAAATCAGCGGGTATGTGGTGTATAAGGTGCTGGGCTACGCGTGA
- a CDS encoding NAD-dependent succinate-semialdehyde dehydrogenase: MPIESRNPYTGRVERRFRAFSWSKTERIVTQSHRAAATWRTTPFAERTRLMRRAAELLRERQDELARLMAVEMGKPLADGRAEALKCALCCDYYAEHAEQFLADDIIKTEAQRSFISHEPIGVVLAIMPWNFPFWQVVRFAAPALMAGNVGLLKHASNVPQCALALEKIFHDAGFPPATFRTLLIGSDLIEPLIADDRVRAVTLTGSEAAGAQVAATAGRYIKKTVLELGGSDAFIVLADADIEVAAKTAAQARMINAGQSCIAAKRFIVEKPVLKEFISKMKTHLLAFRPGDPLAEDTQYGPLARPDLADELTEQVNDSIKQGAKVELYGGQSEPGTALFRPMILSNIRPGQRAYDEELFGPVALVLEAKDADDAVRLANDSRFGLGGSVWTADVARGEALARRVEAGAVFVNSLVKSAPEMPFGGVKKSGYGRELSYLGIREFVNQKSIWIAKEEKPAAGKKKVE, encoded by the coding sequence ATGCCCATTGAGTCCCGTAACCCCTACACTGGCCGCGTAGAGCGCCGGTTTCGCGCATTTTCCTGGTCGAAGACCGAGCGTATCGTAACCCAGAGCCACCGCGCTGCCGCCACCTGGCGCACCACGCCGTTTGCTGAGCGCACCCGCCTGATGCGCCGCGCCGCCGAGCTGCTGCGCGAGCGGCAGGACGAGCTGGCCCGCCTGATGGCTGTGGAAATGGGCAAGCCACTGGCCGACGGCCGGGCCGAAGCCCTGAAGTGCGCCCTCTGCTGCGACTACTACGCCGAGCACGCCGAGCAGTTTCTGGCCGACGACATCATCAAAACCGAAGCCCAGCGCAGCTTCATCAGCCACGAGCCCATTGGGGTGGTGCTGGCCATCATGCCCTGGAACTTCCCGTTCTGGCAGGTGGTGCGCTTCGCGGCCCCGGCCCTGATGGCCGGCAACGTGGGCCTGCTCAAGCACGCCTCCAATGTGCCGCAGTGCGCGCTGGCGCTGGAAAAGATTTTCCACGATGCCGGCTTCCCGCCTGCCACGTTCCGTACGCTGCTCATCGGCTCCGACCTGATTGAGCCGCTCATTGCCGACGACCGGGTGCGGGCCGTGACGCTCACCGGCTCGGAAGCCGCCGGCGCCCAGGTGGCCGCCACGGCCGGGCGCTACATCAAGAAAACCGTGCTAGAGCTGGGCGGCTCCGACGCCTTCATCGTGCTGGCCGACGCCGATATTGAGGTGGCCGCCAAAACGGCCGCGCAGGCCCGCATGATCAACGCCGGCCAGAGCTGCATTGCGGCCAAGCGCTTTATCGTGGAGAAGCCGGTACTGAAGGAATTCATCTCGAAGATGAAAACCCACCTGCTGGCCTTCCGGCCCGGCGACCCGCTTGCGGAGGATACGCAATACGGCCCCCTCGCCCGCCCCGACCTGGCCGACGAGCTGACCGAACAGGTGAACGACTCGATTAAGCAGGGTGCCAAAGTAGAGCTGTACGGTGGCCAGAGTGAGCCTGGAACGGCCCTGTTCCGCCCCATGATTCTGAGCAACATCCGGCCCGGCCAGCGTGCCTACGACGAGGAACTGTTTGGGCCGGTGGCGCTGGTGCTGGAAGCCAAAGATGCCGACGACGCCGTGCGCCTCGCCAACGACTCGCGCTTCGGCCTCGGCGGCTCCGTCTGGACGGCCGACGTGGCGCGCGGCGAGGCGCTGGCCCGGCGCGTGGAAGCCGGCGCGGTGTTCGTCAATAGCCTCGTGAAGTCGGCCCCGGAAATGCCGTTTGGGGGCGTGAAGAAGTCGGGCTACGGCCGCGAGCTGTCGTACCTGGGCATCCGGGAGTTCGTAAACCAGAAGTCCATCTGGATAGCCAAGGAGGAAAAGCCGGCGGCGGGTAAGAAGAAGGTGGAGTAA
- a CDS encoding DUF885 domain-containing protein, with amino-acid sequence MKHPLLLAATLAAAASLAACSDLPGRKAAETDAQPDVAFERYKSRFIDSLWYYNPEWASGAGYHRYDSLLVVPNEGRRRTEAKALRRRATELATFKPEELSVNNQTDWRLMQNYVRSSGFYADTLRDWQWNPANYNLGASVGEILNGRYWPLDRRLRAISLKISRAADYYAAAEQNISTPTKEHTELAILQNQGGLEVFGKALEDSVARSGLSAREKEDFANRLATTRLSIEDYLRFLKTEVLPAGKFRSFRLGQDLFARKFSYDIQSTYSAGQVYEKALTHKQELLRDMKTRATRLYPKYFPGQPLPADSLATVQQVIGKLSEKHATPAGFVQAVKDQMPTLVKWVDDHKLLTQDPSKPLVVRETPLYMRGSGAGASISAPGPYDKAANTYYNVEPLTGQPDAQAQSYLREYNQYTLQILNIHEAIPGHYTQLVYANRSPSLIKSIFGNGAMVEGWAVYAERMMLESGYGGNTDEMWLMWDKWNMRVTLNAILDHEVHVKNASEAATVAMLRRDGFQEEAEARNKWRRATLSQVQLSSYFTGYTEIYDLRQELKKEQGQGFDLKSFHEQFLSFGSAPVRYIRTMMLKKG; translated from the coding sequence ATGAAACACCCGCTACTCCTGGCTGCCACGTTGGCGGCCGCTGCTTCCCTGGCCGCCTGCTCCGACTTGCCGGGGCGCAAAGCGGCCGAAACCGACGCCCAGCCCGACGTGGCGTTTGAGCGCTACAAGTCGCGCTTCATCGACTCGCTCTGGTACTACAACCCCGAGTGGGCCAGCGGCGCCGGCTACCACCGCTACGACTCGCTGCTGGTGGTGCCCAACGAGGGGCGGCGCCGCACCGAGGCCAAGGCCCTGCGGCGCCGCGCCACCGAGCTGGCCACGTTCAAGCCCGAGGAGCTGAGCGTGAACAACCAGACCGACTGGCGCCTGATGCAGAACTACGTGCGCAGCAGCGGCTTCTACGCCGACACGCTGCGCGACTGGCAGTGGAACCCGGCCAACTACAACCTAGGCGCTTCGGTGGGCGAAATCCTCAACGGCCGCTACTGGCCGCTGGATCGTCGGCTGCGGGCCATCAGCCTGAAAATCTCGCGCGCCGCCGACTACTACGCTGCTGCCGAGCAAAACATCAGCACGCCCACCAAAGAGCACACCGAGCTGGCCATTCTGCAGAACCAGGGCGGGCTGGAGGTCTTCGGTAAGGCTCTGGAAGACTCCGTGGCCCGCTCGGGGCTGTCGGCACGCGAAAAGGAGGACTTTGCCAACCGGCTGGCTACCACGCGCCTGAGCATCGAGGACTACCTCCGGTTTCTGAAAACGGAGGTGCTGCCGGCCGGCAAGTTCCGCAGCTTCCGGCTGGGGCAGGACCTGTTCGCCCGCAAGTTCAGCTACGACATCCAGAGCACTTACTCGGCCGGGCAAGTCTACGAGAAGGCCCTCACGCACAAGCAGGAGCTGCTGCGCGACATGAAGACGCGCGCCACCCGGCTCTACCCCAAGTACTTCCCGGGCCAGCCGCTGCCCGCCGACTCGCTGGCTACCGTGCAGCAGGTTATCGGCAAGCTTTCGGAGAAGCACGCCACGCCGGCCGGCTTCGTGCAGGCCGTGAAAGACCAGATGCCCACGCTGGTGAAGTGGGTGGATGACCACAAGCTGCTCACCCAGGACCCCTCCAAGCCGCTGGTAGTGCGCGAAACGCCGCTGTACATGCGCGGCAGCGGCGCGGGCGCCAGCATTTCGGCCCCCGGCCCCTACGACAAGGCCGCCAACACTTACTACAACGTGGAGCCCCTCACCGGCCAGCCCGACGCCCAGGCCCAAAGCTACCTGCGCGAGTACAACCAGTACACGTTGCAGATTCTTAACATCCACGAGGCCATTCCGGGCCACTACACGCAGCTCGTTTACGCCAACCGCAGCCCCTCGCTCATCAAGTCCATCTTCGGCAACGGCGCCATGGTGGAAGGCTGGGCCGTGTATGCCGAGCGCATGATGCTGGAAAGCGGCTACGGTGGCAACACCGATGAAATGTGGCTGATGTGGGACAAGTGGAACATGCGCGTGACCCTCAACGCCATCCTCGACCACGAGGTGCACGTGAAAAATGCCTCCGAGGCCGCCACCGTTGCTATGCTCCGCCGCGACGGGTTCCAGGAAGAAGCCGAGGCCCGCAACAAGTGGCGCCGCGCCACCCTCAGCCAGGTGCAGCTCAGCTCGTACTTCACCGGCTATACCGAAATCTACGACCTGCGCCAGGAACTGAAAAAGGAGCAGGGCCAGGGCTTCGACCTGAAGTCCTTTCACGAGCAGTTCCTGAGCTTCGGTAGTGCCCCGGTGCGCTACATCCGGACCATGATGCTGAAGAAAGGATGA
- a CDS encoding RNA polymerase sigma factor, whose translation MNVIPPEAMPPIADGEDLLVQRLRDRDEAAMTLFYDRYSAALYGVIMRVVKKEEEAEDVLQESMVKIWNSFSSYDASKGRLFTWVMNVSRNLAIDKIRSRQYRVGTRTQPLEDSAAVREPASPTFRPEHIGLQEMTKKLSPDQQQVVDMLYFGGYTQSEVADELNLPLGTVKTRARAAIKVLSKLIR comes from the coding sequence GTGAATGTCATTCCCCCCGAAGCCATGCCCCCGATAGCCGATGGCGAAGACCTGCTGGTGCAGCGTCTGCGCGACCGGGACGAGGCGGCCATGACGCTATTCTACGACCGATACTCGGCTGCCCTCTACGGCGTTATCATGCGCGTCGTGAAGAAGGAAGAAGAAGCCGAAGACGTGCTGCAGGAAAGCATGGTCAAGATCTGGAACTCTTTTTCCTCCTATGATGCTAGCAAAGGCCGGCTATTCACGTGGGTAATGAACGTGAGCCGGAATTTAGCCATCGACAAAATCCGCTCCCGACAGTACCGCGTAGGTACTCGTACCCAGCCGCTTGAAGACAGCGCCGCAGTACGTGAGCCCGCTTCGCCCACGTTCCGGCCCGAGCACATCGGTTTGCAGGAAATGACCAAAAAACTCTCCCCTGACCAACAGCAGGTCGTTGATATGCTGTACTTCGGAGGCTACACCCAGAGTGAGGTAGCCGACGAGCTGAATCTGCCGCTAGGCACGGTGAAAACCCGCGCCCGCGCTGCTATCAAGGTACTCTCTAAACTGATTCGATAG
- a CDS encoding GNAT family N-acetyltransferase, with protein MITVAPLQQEHVASFYRWIRDPEVIEYSLSAFQRMHTDEQIRQWYAATLQDQKSLNLGIFLPDTNELIGYAGLSGISAINQSAEYFILIGQKDHWGRGIGTAVTRQVLAVGFSVWQLNRIMLTVSETNIGGWKAYAKAGFVEEGRMRQACKRNGLFHDKIIMSVLKAEWERAAH; from the coding sequence ATGATAACAGTAGCTCCCCTCCAGCAGGAACACGTGGCCAGCTTCTACCGCTGGATTCGCGACCCGGAAGTAATTGAGTACTCGCTGTCGGCTTTCCAGCGCATGCACACCGACGAGCAGATCCGCCAATGGTACGCGGCTACGCTGCAGGATCAGAAAAGCCTCAACTTGGGCATCTTCCTCCCCGATACCAACGAGCTGATCGGTTACGCCGGGCTGTCGGGCATCTCCGCTATCAACCAGTCGGCCGAGTATTTCATCCTCATCGGGCAGAAAGACCACTGGGGGCGGGGTATCGGCACCGCTGTAACCAGGCAGGTGCTGGCCGTGGGCTTCTCAGTTTGGCAGCTGAACCGGATCATGCTCACGGTTTCGGAAACCAATATCGGCGGCTGGAAAGCCTACGCCAAAGCCGGCTTTGTGGAAGAAGGCCGGATGCGGCAAGCCTGCAAGAGAAACGGCCTGTTTCACGACAAAATCATCATGTCGGTGCTGAAAGCTGAGTGGGAGCGTGCCGCCCACTGA
- a CDS encoding heme NO-binding domain-containing protein gives MHGTIFTLLKRYVQTQYDHSTWVRLMEAAGLSATSFDHKNVYPDEHMYALVGHAAEMTGLSAQELHEKFGEYLVPDLMYMYQKLLQPQWTTLDMLEHTENTMHRQVRQEHAENAPPVLQVTRLSPDELEINYVSKRRMGALAVGIVRGIATYYDEADRILVEPETSEDGEHVRIRVRRVAAA, from the coding sequence GTGCACGGTACCATCTTCACGCTTCTGAAGCGCTACGTTCAAACGCAGTACGACCACAGTACGTGGGTGCGGCTGATGGAAGCGGCGGGCCTGAGCGCCACCAGCTTCGATCATAAAAACGTGTATCCCGACGAGCACATGTATGCGCTGGTCGGGCACGCCGCCGAAATGACCGGCCTCTCGGCGCAGGAACTGCACGAGAAATTCGGGGAGTACCTGGTGCCCGACCTGATGTATATGTACCAGAAGCTGCTGCAACCCCAGTGGACCACGCTGGACATGCTGGAGCACACCGAAAACACCATGCACCGGCAGGTCCGGCAGGAGCACGCCGAAAACGCCCCGCCCGTGCTGCAGGTCACGCGCCTCTCGCCCGACGAACTGGAAATCAACTACGTATCGAAGCGGCGCATGGGGGCGCTGGCCGTGGGCATCGTGCGCGGCATTGCCACTTACTACGACGAGGCCGACCGCATCCTGGTAGAGCCCGAAACCAGCGAGGACGGCGAGCATGTCCGCATCCGGGTGCGCCGGGTGGCGGCGGCCTGA